Genomic DNA from Brassica rapa cultivar Chiifu-401-42 chromosome A04, CAAS_Brap_v3.01, whole genome shotgun sequence:
ATCGTGAGGTCACAGATCTTAGGTCAATAATCTTACACATGTTATATGTTTGAAATTtaatctaataataaatattccctatttttttaaaaatatgccaTATTGAcatttttattacataaaaagttattttaaaattttgatgaattttataattatataaaatttaatattagttaCAACTTAATTGATATTACAAATAATTCAAAtagtatttattaaatatatttaattaataaaaatgtatatgcaTTTCAATCATATTTCTAATGTGCATGAAAAgtattaaaatgatatttttgcgAAACGAACTAtcatcatttatatattatttgacaAGCATTAAAACATTTTAACTATGACACTTGTCATCACTAAAATGCTTCTGAAAGTTTTTAAAGAATTATGTTGGTCTATCCAACCATATATTATACTTCTTATTAAACTAACTAGGGTCggtccgggctacgcccgggtttttgtttaaattttgattttttattatatattttgtacgtatgtttatttgatatataaatattataatatttttataaaaataaaatagctagaaattataaaatcattttcagttatttattatttctgtcttacaaatttcaaaaattttaatatcaaaatatcTGATATTTTTGTTATTGGAAACTATATATAAGATGCcgagcaaaaaaaaattgattaaattttagttatgtGTTTGATTGGTTGGattgtaaaaatgtttcatttcacttagtttttttttataaattttgtttccaGTTTTTCTcttagtaaattaattgaccctcacttttaaatatataatccttttaacatattttctcttaaaacactggtttaaaaattgtaatatctTTCTGCATTAAAAACTTACGACTACGTCAACAAAACCTAAAATCTACCAACTAAATTCTTACAACAAATTTTCTGCACCTACATACCAACTATTTAGACCCATGATCTAAACATTCATTaatcttaattatataagttttgATGCAAACCTCTTTTAAATGTACAAATTACACATAATTTTATCTTAGTTTTAAAACCATTGAATTCATAACTTTCACATTGAATCTTAGGCATTTAAATATAGTTCTAAATATCGCTTTCCTAGAAGTCGTGATCAGTTATCTGACTGGTACTTGCCTTCATTGGATCCTTTCACTCGTTTTGATGctcacaattttttttggtgTGGATGAATGAAATCCAGTGAACACAGTTGTAAGTTTTAAGTTATGATCTGTATGGCTGGAAAACTTATTAACTTGAAGGCTCTAAAGGTGTAAGCCAAAGAtcactttttttcttaaaaaatattaaagaagaGACAttagtattaatttttttatcccTTTAAATTCTCCTTattcttcttaattttttatatgatttataaTGACTGCCAAGGAATACGGCTAATgactgatctttttttttttttggctactttcaaatttgataaagaaaatatagttCTTAAAGTTGTGGAACTTTCTAAGTGTTTCAGAAGACTTCGAGCAATCATAGGTATCGGAAGcaaataatatttgattatgACAATAAATGTATGAATGATTAGCAGTCAAACAAATCGCATTTTTGATTAAATAGGAAATATGCTTATATTTAAAGTGAATTAAACCGGGAGAGCATGTgagaaacaaaataatttcaAGAGGAGATTGTAAAGCATTACTCAGATGCATATGTTGTGACCGATCATGCATCCTCTTGAAGATAAGCAATGCGTGCCTTCTTAGATGCATTGGTACTTGGTGAGATATCAAAcacctgaaacaaaaaaaaagttgatagCAGCAAAGATGAACCAATTTACCAAGAAACTGAAACAATTAACATAGATATGTAGCTAATATATACAGATCTCTAGAATAAGCCATAAAAACGCATCCCAAAGTAAAAAACAGGTTAAGATACCCATAAAAGACACCATTCTTGAGACTGAAAAAAGAAGCTAATTTGCAGCTTCTCTACTCTTGGCCTCTCCAGGAGAGTTATGAGAAATTTTCTCGAAATTACTTTAGTGTTAGGGATAGCATGTCGAGGATTCAGCTCATGTAGGTGCAACACttgaaccaaaataaaataccttcACAATACCAATTTTGAGTATCGTGTTCTTAGCAATAGCAACTAACAACCTTTTGTTGACTCCTTAGCAATAGCTCCGGTTAAAGAGGAGAAACCGGTTGAAGCTCCGGCAGCTGTGGAGGAGAAGCCAGCGGCAGAAGAGGAGATGACTGTTGAAGTCAAGACAGCCTGAGATGCTTGTCTTTCTCTCTCACCCATGAGaacatttctgtttttttttttttttttttttcttttttggtcaaattttttgtttaaatcctATATTTTCgcataataataaaataatccaGGGGCTATTATTGTAATATAGAAAGCATATAATACTGAGCAACCAAAACACGTGCTGTatgcttaaattttaatatgtgaagagacttttataattattattcgttaactttaatttttcatatttccTCAGGGCTTGAGTTTACTTTCTACCCACATGAGTTTCTGGAAGACCAACCCATAAAATTAATTGGGTTCGGATATATGTTGCAATAGTTTACTTTTGAGCTGGAGAATATACTAAATGACATGTCATATTGATTGGTCCTGAATATTTTAGGTGAAGTGGACACTCTTAGAAGCCACAAAATtagttccttttatatagtaggataataaaattaattaaaagtgtacaattactatttttcattaTTTCCTTTATTACTACCTaatatgactaatatatatataaatatagtaattaatgataataataaatatttgtgtaTTCTCcatcattttatttaatatgttgttattaaaataaattaaacaatcaaattaaccataaaattaaaatttagatttttccgtatatgttgtattttcattttttttagaacgtctataaattactaaaaccgTTAAAAAGTTTCatgttaaaaaattatgatctttggtttaacatttttattataacaagATATACATGATCTGAGtaaaaattctcatttaatagatatttgaaataatatataattaaactatataccatataaaatacataaatattttaattttaaaatttacaatgaATTTTCatgaagatttataaattttaaatttattaaaaatttcacattgaaaattttgttttcgatgatttatgaaatctaattatataaaaaaatgttgaagTCTCTCCTGCTGAGGACACGTCACTAAGTCGTGCAAGGAGGAATCAACACGTGCCCCTCTTTTTTAAACGTCGCGTTTCATTTAATCTTGCGCTAACATTTGTGGGCTTCGTACCTGGGCTTTATGATTACACAGCGTTCGAGTCCAAAAGTGACCTAACGCTTATCGTCTTCCTCGGTCACAACGAGTCTAGGGTTCATACTCCTCTTCCATCGCCGACATCAACAATGGAGTCTCGAGAAATTGTGCCAGGAATGTAAACGCTGTGGGGAGCTTGCGGGTTTATACATGTGTTCGTCGGTGCTCTAACACCGGCTTCTAAGGTTCTGGAGTCCCATCATGTGAAGAAAGTCAGTGTCTTGTGGGGTTACCAAGCTGTCCGTCGGCGAGCAGGTGAGGCCAGCGACCATTCCGATTACCCGGAGCAACCACAACTTCAAGCTTTCTGCTATACTATGTCCGTACGTTTCTGGGTATTCTCAAACTTTgaatatcaatttttttgtttcattcgaACTAAGGTTATGATTTGATCCTGTGTTTAGATCGGCTACCTAGAATAGCGTGGTTTTACAAGAGGTGTGACTATCGCATTATTATTGATTTTCATTTGATGATTATATAGAACCTGTGTTGAATCGAATTGAGGCAAATTGATTATACCGAATCTGGGTTTAATTCAATTGATTCAATTTCGTAGGTTGGTTGAATCAAATTAATGCAAAGATTTTCATCTCTATAATGTTCTGAAACGAcaacctttaaaaaaaaacattcttatgTTACTGTcagaatataatttttttgtttgtttaacagatttgagaagaagaagaagaaaggaacaACAATGAACTCTGAGCAAAACAACAGCACAAGCTTCCCACCAACTGAGCCAGAACTCTGCGACAATAGATGCGGTTTTTTTGTGTCTTCCAACATGAACCTCTGTTCCAGATGCTACAGAATTCTCCGAGCCGAGGAAGATCTAACCGCTGTAGCAAAATCTGCTGTCAAGAACTCACTTATCACACCAGAGTAAAAACAGCCTCTTGAAACCGAACCAGCCTCTGTTGTTGTAACAGCTGAGCCGTCATCAGCTCCTATAGCCACGGGACAGGAGGAGGCAGAGCCGTCGAAACCTGCACGGACTAACAGGTGTTTCAGCTGTAACAAGAAGGCTGGGGTTATGGGGTTTAAGTGCAAATGCGGTAGCACGTTCTGCAGAAGCCATAGGTGCCCAGAGAAGCACGAGTGTAGCTTCAATTTCAAAGAAGTTGGACGTGATGTAATCGCAAAGGCCAATCATGTGATCAAGGAGGATAAAGTCGAAaggatataaaaaaaaaaaacttttctttttataaagtAATTTGGGGTCTCCATCTTTCGTAAGATCTCTATCTATCAGTTAATTATAATCAATATATTCTTATATTACTATGGTGTTGTTTGTACAAGAGGGAGGAGATACCACATTGACTCTTTTTATATCTGTTGCTAcagattattgtttttttttgagaaatgttACAGATTATTGTTATaattctatatatttatttgcatATAAGCTCATTAGTGTTAAAAAGCTCTAAACTTCACtatattgaataaaaaatgtaaagcGAATCATTTTATAGATCAAGATtagaaaattaaagaaaatataaccaAATAGTAATACATAATAGATTAAAAGAGATATGTTAAGTTATTCTaactaaataaatgtaaaatatattttaaatatttatgtcatGAATTCtaagaaaaactataaacatagaTCCACAACtatgtaaaattaaaatatattgttatataGTCGAATAAGAGTacgatataaaataatgtaagaGAATGAATAAAACTAGGtaacttaaaattaaacaaataaatcaacaaTTCTACACCATTATAATAAAATCAgaataaaacttcaaataaacaattttattaatcgtAAGGTAAAATTTATACAGTTGTAATGgaaataaaactgaataaagaataacaattaataaaataataatttatactaatacagaacaaaatattttaaaataaaaacaaatattaaacaaatatcaaaaatatcaaaaatatttattctaactatttaaattatttttaaattgtcatcccgcccgtagggcggaccgGCCCTAGTTTGTTATAAAAGATATGAATGATCATGAAACCATATGATTACAAAGGTTTATTTAATAGATAgccatattaaaatataatatatatctatgttaatatcatttaaatttaattatatacaaaatagaTAAATGTGATTGTTTAGATTTACttatcataaataatagtaaataaacaagaattatttattttatttacgtgTGTTTGtgtcaattaaattatatacttgATAGTTAATGGTTTTTCAattatttagtttatatttaatatttttattacatattatgtaaaataaataataatatataaagtaatttatatatacaacgTTTATTCCGCATAAGACGCGGATATATAGTTATTATTCGTTATACAcatattttttaactattattaaaatgcaaaaaatatgtatagtagaatagttaatatttataatcactaaatataattatttttatatgtttattcCCTCCAGTGTGCGGATTATCACATAGTGGATTATCACATAGTATTATGTTGTTAAAGTAGTTTGAAAAATAAACAGTATAACCAGCTTTTTATAATGGAATTAAACTACCACATTTTGGTAAACCTGCTAATAATTCTAAAATTTGAATACAATttcattttactttttttttaattagttttcatTTAGTTATAGTTTAAATGGATTTCATCTCCAGATTATTGAATTACGCCACCATCGTAAAATTGAAAAAGCTTATACACTATTCATTGACGAGATTTAATtcctttttttggtcaaaattaTCTTGGAAATTTCTTATGGCTCTCTTTTTCTTATTCTCTATAgttatgttaattatttttctctTGTTTACGCAAAATTGAATTTCTCTACCTTGTACAGAACATCTCTTTTATATCTGGATATATATGATAGTTTCATCGCCACTTATCTCGCACCACAGGATTACTTAAGAAATGGTGTCTGCACTTAACGTCATCGACGTGTCACGAGTCACCCCTTCTGACTCACCTGAGCCTTTCACTCTATCGCTCACTTTCTTCGACCTAATCTGGTACAAACTCCACCCTGTCGAACGAGTCATGTTCTACCGACTCGCTGACGCAACTCGTCCTTTCTTCGACTCAGTCATCGTCCCCAATCTCAAGTCCTCTCTTTCCTCATCCCTCTCTCACTACCTCCCGCTCGCCGGAAAACTCGTCTGGGACTCACTCGACAAAAAGCCTAGCCTTGTTTATTCCCCAAACGACGCCGTTTCATTTACTGTCGCTGAGTCGAGCGCAGAATTCTCACTCTTAACCGGTAACAAACCGTTCCCCACCACCGAGTTGTACCCACTGGTGCCCGAGTTACAAGTCTCCGACGAGTCAGCCTCAGCCGTATCGTTTCAAGTCACGCTTTTTCCAAACCAAGGGTTTTGCATCGGCGTAACCGCACACCATGCCGTCTTAGATGGGAAAACGACAACCATGTTTCTCAAATTCTGGGCCAACGCATGCAAACGCCAACAAGACCAAACGGTAAACGCTTCCGTACCGCAGGATCTAATCCCGATTTATGATCGTACGGTCATAAAAGCTCCGGGCGATATCGAAACGAAGATTATGAATCAGTTGAATTCCTTCTTCAAAATGGTCTCCGGCGGCAAAGAACCAGAGAACCCGAGGAGCTTAAAGATTCTTCCGTCGCAGGAGCTTAGTCCCGACGTCGTCCGATTCACCCTCGATCTCACTCGTGAAGATATCCAAACGCTTCGAGAGCGACTCAAGAGAGAATCTTCTGCTTCCTCCTCGTCACCTAAAGAGCTTCGCTTGTCGACGTTCGTGGTAACGTTCTCGTACGCGTTGACATGTTTGATCAGAGCTCGTGGCGGAGATCCGAAGAGACCGGTCGGGTACGGGTTCGCGGTGGATTGTCGGAGCCTTCTTGACCCGCCGGTTCCGTCGAATTACTTCGGGAACTGCGTGTCGGCGTCGCTTGGAATGCCGTTAACGGCGGAGACGTTTATGGGTGAAGAAGGGTTCTTGAGTGCTGCGAGGATGGTTAGTGATTCGGTTGAGGGATTGGATGAAACGGTGGCGTTCAAGCTTCCGGAGATTATGGGAGCGTTTATGAGTAGTCTTCCACCAGGAGCGCAGCTTTTATCTGTTGCCGGGTCGACCCGGTTTGGAGTGTACGGGTTGGATTTCGGGTGGGGCAAACCGCAGAGAGTTGTGATTGTGTCCATCGATCAAGGTGAAGCGATATCTATGGCGGAGGGTAGAGATGGGAATGGTGGTGTGGAGATTGGCTTCTCCCTCAAGAAACATGAAATAGAGtctttgattgatttgcttCATCAGGgtttaaaaagttaaatcacttttccttttctttttcttttgcaaaGGAATTGAGTAATAAAATAATCTGAAACTGAGTTTGTGTTTCA
This window encodes:
- the LOC103863819 gene encoding phenolic glucoside malonyltransferase 1 produces the protein MVSALNVIDVSRVTPSDSPEPFTLSLTFFDLIWYKLHPVERVMFYRLADATRPFFDSVIVPNLKSSLSSSLSHYLPLAGKLVWDSLDKKPSLVYSPNDAVSFTVAESSAEFSLLTGNKPFPTTELYPLVPELQVSDESASAVSFQVTLFPNQGFCIGVTAHHAVLDGKTTTMFLKFWANACKRQQDQTVNASVPQDLIPIYDRTVIKAPGDIETKIMNQLNSFFKMVSGGKEPENPRSLKILPSQELSPDVVRFTLDLTREDIQTLRERLKRESSASSSSPKELRLSTFVVTFSYALTCLIRARGGDPKRPVGYGFAVDCRSLLDPPVPSNYFGNCVSASLGMPLTAETFMGEEGFLSAARMVSDSVEGLDETVAFKLPEIMGAFMSSLPPGAQLLSVAGSTRFGVYGLDFGWGKPQRVVIVSIDQGEAISMAEGRDGNGGVEIGFSLKKHEIESLIDLLHQGLKS